In the Brevundimonas mediterranea genome, AGCGTGCGCGGGTGCTGATCGTCGGGGCCGGCGGCGTGGGCGCACCGGCGGCCCTCTATCTGGCCGCAGCCGGCGTCGGGACGTTGGGTCTGATCGACGACGACGTGGTGGGTTTGTCGAACCTGCAGCGCCAGATCGCCTTTTCCACGCCCGAGGTGGGCCGGCCCAAGGTCGAAGCGGCCGCCGAACGCCTGGGCGGGCTGAACCCGCATGTGACGATCCAGACCTTCGCCGAACGGCTGACGCCGGACAACGCCGCCGATCGGATCGGCGGTTTCGACATCGTGCTGGACGGGACCGATGATTTCGAGACCCGGCTGATCGTCAACGCCGCCTGTGTGGCGGCCGACAAGCCTCTGGTCTCGGGCGCCCTGGGGAGATGGAGCGGCCAGGTGGGGGTGTTCGCCGGTCGGCCCTGTTACCAGTGCCTAGTGCCCGAGGTTCCGCCGGACGCCGAGACCTGCGCCCGTGTCGGCGTGGTCGGCGCCCTGGCGGGCGTGGTCGGGTCGATGGCGGCGCTGGAGACGATCAAGCTGATCACCGGGGCGGGCGAGGCTCTGGCCGGGCGGCTGATGCTGTACGACGGTCTGGCGGCGACGGCGCGGACGGTGCGGGTGACAGCCGACCCCCAGTGCCCGGTTTGCGGCGGCTGAACCTCAGGCGGCCGTGGCGAAACGGACGTCGGCCAGATCCAGATCCGGGATGGGCGGGGCGAAGCCCAGGGCGGGGTTGCTGAGCACCGTCACCAGCCGCTCGCCGCAGTACAGATAGAGGGTCTCGAACCCGACCCAGGTCCGGGCGAGCTCGGCCAGAGCCTGATTCGCCGCCGAGTCGTCGGTCGCGCCCAGAACACAGATGTCACGCACCGGAACGCCCGGCAGGTTGACGATACAATAGTAGGAGTCCAACGCACGCTTCCTCAGACAGGTCGCCGGAAACGAAGCTCGCTCGCGGCGGTTCCTCCCCTGCCCGTGGTTTTCGACAGCCGTGTGAGTCCGGTCCGACAGACTTGTGAAAAGGAGACCTGATGGCCCGACGCCCCGCCTCGCCCAAACGTCTGAACGCCGCCAGCCTGGCGTCCCTGGGGGCGGAGCGGCTGGGCGAGCTTTTGATGCAGGCGGCGGACGGCGACGCCTTGTTGAAGCGGCGTCTGCGGCTGGTGCTGGCGGCCGAGGCGGGGGTCGAGCCCCTGACGGTCGAGCTGGACAAGCGGCTGACGGCCCTGGCGTCTGCACGGGCGCGGGTGTCCTGGCGCAAACGGCCGGACCTGCTGCGCGACCTCGACATGCTGCGCCGCGCGGTGGTGGAGGATCTGGCCCCGACGGCGCCCGTCGCCGGGCTGGATCGGTTGATTGCCTGGTTCGACCTGTTTCGTGGGCTGACCTTGCGGGTCAAGGATCCGCGCGGCGAGATGACGGCGGCGTTCGAGGCGGCGGCTCCCGATCTCTGGACCGTCGCTCAGACGGCGCTGATGGATCAGGCCGCTATGGAACGTCTGGCCGCCGCCATCGAACGCCATCCGCTCGACTACGCCCGCTGGATCGGCGCGGCGGGCGAGGCCCTGACGCCGGAACTGGCGCGGGCCGTGCTGGCGGGGCTGGACACCAGTTCGGGCGTCCGCGGCGCGCGCACGGCGATCCGGCGACTGGCGGACCGGGCTGAGGATCTGGATCTGTGGCTGTGGTTGGTCACGCCCGATGAACAGGGCTCGCCGGATTTCGCGGCGGCGGCGGCGCGGCGGTTGCTGACGGCGGGCCGGGTGGTCGAGGCGCGGCAGGCCCTGGAGGCGGCGTTGAAGCCGTCGGCCGCGAACCGGCGCTTCACCTTCGGCCGGTCGCCCGCGGCGGGTCCGCCGCCCCTGACCCCGGCCTGGGAGGCGGCCTCCATCGACCTGCTGGAGGCAGAGGGGCGCAAGGCCGAGGCCCAGGACCTGCGCTGGGTCCTGTTCGAACGCGACCTGTCGGCGCCGGCATTGCGTGACTATCTCGCCCGTCTGCCCGACTTCGACGATGTCGAGGCCCTGGACCGCGCCCTGGCCCATGCCGCGACCTATGCGGACTTCGAGACCGCCCTGGGCTTCCTGATGGACTGGCCCGCCCACCGCGAGGCCGCCGCCCTGGTCGAACGCCGCGTCCGCGAGGTCCGGTCGCCCTTGGCGATGAAGGCCGACTGGGCGGCGCGGCTGGCGCAGAAATATCCGGATGCGGCCGAACGACTGCTGGCCGCGCCCTAAAGCATGGCTGGAATCACCCGGTCCGGCGGGCGGTGGCCGTTCTGGTAGGTCATGACATTGGCGATGACCCGGTCGCCCATGTCCTGGCGCGCCTCCAGCGTCGCCGAGCCCAGATGGGGCAGCAGCACGACATTGGGCTGGCCCAGCAGGCCGGGGTGGATGGCCGGCTCGTTCTCGAACACGTCCAGGCCGACGCCGGACAGGGACCGGGTCGCCACGGCCTGGGACAGGGCCGCCTCGTCGATCAGATCGCCCCGCG is a window encoding:
- a CDS encoding HesA/MoeB/ThiF family protein, whose product is MVFSEDEVERYARHLVLSEIGGPGQQALKRARVLIVGAGGVGAPAALYLAAAGVGTLGLIDDDVVGLSNLQRQIAFSTPEVGRPKVEAAAERLGGLNPHVTIQTFAERLTPDNAADRIGGFDIVLDGTDDFETRLIVNAACVAADKPLVSGALGRWSGQVGVFAGRPCYQCLVPEVPPDAETCARVGVVGALAGVVGSMAALETIKLITGAGEALAGRLMLYDGLAATARTVRVTADPQCPVCGG
- a CDS encoding DUF6880 family protein, with protein sequence MARRPASPKRLNAASLASLGAERLGELLMQAADGDALLKRRLRLVLAAEAGVEPLTVELDKRLTALASARARVSWRKRPDLLRDLDMLRRAVVEDLAPTAPVAGLDRLIAWFDLFRGLTLRVKDPRGEMTAAFEAAAPDLWTVAQTALMDQAAMERLAAAIERHPLDYARWIGAAGEALTPELARAVLAGLDTSSGVRGARTAIRRLADRAEDLDLWLWLVTPDEQGSPDFAAAAARRLLTAGRVVEARQALEAALKPSAANRRFTFGRSPAAGPPPLTPAWEAASIDLLEAEGRKAEAQDLRWVLFERDLSAPALRDYLARLPDFDDVEALDRALAHAATYADFETALGFLMDWPAHREAAALVERRVREVRSPLAMKADWAARLAQKYPDAAERLLAAP